From the Rhodothermales bacterium genome, the window TGCCGCTCCGTGAGCCATCCGCCTCCAGGCAGGTGTGAGCGTCCAGGAACGGTTGGCTATCCAGCTCGGCCAGAAACATCGCATCAAGCCGGGCTTCCGAGGGCCGCCCGGGCCCTGTTTCCTGGATGTCGCGCAGGCGGTAGAAGGTCGCGTCCAGTCCGGCATCCTGGAGGGCGTGATGCACCATCTCACACCCCGTGCAGCAAAACGCCTCCGCCTGAGGCCGATGCGTCGCCGGCAGCCCGCAATGGGCGCACGGAACGGTGCGGACATCCGTGGCCCGAGGGGCGATCAATAGGACGGAGGTGTCATTCATAGTGTGGTACTACCGACAACTACAACGTCTTGCGGATGGTAGTGATAAACGTCGACGAATCGCGGAGGGCGCGGATCTCGAAATCCCACAACCCCTCGCCCGCGGCCGGCAACAGGGCCTCGTAGGCGCCCGTCTCGGGATTCAGCCGGAGGTCGAGTTCAGCCTGGGCGTCGGAGAATTGAGGACGGAAGGCGACGAGGGTCACTCGGGCGTCGCGTACGGGCTGGCCGGCGACATCGTGAATCAACAAGCTAATTCGCTGGCCGGATGCTACATCCAGACGAGCCGTCCAGCCGAGGGCGTCGCTGCGGGCCTTTTCGGCTTTCAGCACGTCCCAATCGACGGCCTTCTGGTAATAATTGTCGATGACCTGCGCCCCGCCATCCTGGTTCGCGAGGAACAGGAAGCCCATCATAGTGAGGACGCTGGTGGCCAGGAGACCGATGACAAAGGCCGGCCACTGCCAGCCCGAATGGGGTGGCGGCGCCCCGGCGCTGGGGTGCCCGTTAGGGGTTGACGGTTGCATGGGCGGATGGACCGAGTAAGGGGAAGGGGACCGATTCCGTGAAGCCGTCCAACGTAGTAAAGGTGAACGAGGCTTCGCGGCTGGTCGCTTCGTGGAAGAAAGAGGTCGGCACGACGATCCAGGCTTCGAGCCGGAGCATCTCACCGGGTTGGAGTTCGACGGGATGCGCGCCCACGAACCGCAGTTCTATCTCGTCGGGCATCGTAGTGGCGATCGTCATGGCGGCCGGCGTGCCGGTCTGGTTACGCAGCCGGAAACGAAGCCGATTGGCGACCGTGCCGTCCGGCAGCTCCATGAACGGCGAACCGGTTACGCGGCCGATGTTGATGTCGTAGTTGGATCGTGTCATCAGCCCGACCACGAACAGGCTGCTGACAAACACGATGAGCAACGTGTACAGCACCGTGCGGGGGCGCAGCAGGCGCGATTTCTGGCCGGCCAACGCGTGTTCGGAGGTATACCGAACCAGGCCGAGCGGCTTGCCGATCTTGTCCATGATCGAGTCGCAGGCGTCGATGCACTGGGTGCAGGCGATGCACTCCATTTGCAGGCCATTCCGGATGTCGATCCCCGTAGGGCAGGTCCGTACACACGCCAGGCAGTCGATGCAATCGCCCATCGCCGGCCGTTCACCAGCGGCTTCCTCGTCCATCGTCTTGCGGGATCGCTTCGCCCGCGGCTCGCCGCGCCCGGGGTCGTAGGAGACGATGAGTGAGTCCGTGTCCAGCAGCACAGACTGCATGCGGGCGTACGGACATGCGATCGTACACATCTGCTCGCGAAAATACCCAAAGTCGTACAGGATCAAGCCCGTCGTGAGGGCCATCATCCCGAAAAACCCGAAGTGTTCGCCGGGCGGCGCCAACACCCAGTCGATCAGGGTGGACCATCCAATGAAATAGGCCACGAACGTATGCGCCAACACCAGGGCAATCATCAGGTAGATACTCAGTTTGAGCCCCTTGCGCCACGCCCGGTCCCAGGTGAGCGGCCCCTCGTCCCGTTTCTTGCGGATGTGCTCCTTGCCTTCGATGAGCCGTTCAATGGGTCTGAACACAAACTCGAGGTACACCGTCTGCGGGCACGCCCAGCCACACCAGACACGGCCCAGAAGCGCCGTGCCCACGACGACGACCAGCACCAGGCTCACCCCGAACAGGAGCAGCAGCAGCGTGTCGGTCGGGTAAAACGTGAGACCAAGAAGTGCGAATTCGCGGTGTACGAAATCCAGCAACACAGCCGGCTTTCCCCCGATGTGGATCACCGGCAGCGCCAGATAGAGGACTACCAGGGCATACCCCACCACCTTCCGCCAGAACATAAACCGACCCGGGCTGGGCACCGGGTAGATCCAGTGCCGCTTGCCGTCGGCCCCGAGTGTGCTGAGCACGTCCTCGGGAGACTCGAGGATCCGGGGAGATTCCGTCACAAACGACGGGGGTTGTTCGGAGTGTTTCATGGTCTTCGCGCGCCAGCTTTACGGAGCCGGCGTGCCGTAGTCAATAGAGAGGTTCGTTACGAGCGGGCCCCGTTGGGACACGATACATCGTGTCCTCGCCATCGCGGACCACGGCGCCGTTCATTACGATTCCGCAACAAGTTCGCCCTCAGGCGCTTTCGGGTTGGGCGGATTGGTGCCCTGCAGCGACTTGATATACGCCACCAGCTCGCCGCGTTCTTCCGGGGAGAAGATCGGCTCCCAGGGCGGCATGCCTTTCTCCAGCACGCCCTTCGTGATCACATCGAAGAGCGCCGTATTCGAGGCGCCATGGACCCAGTACGCATCGGCCAGGTTAGGCCCGATAAGCCCCTGTCCTTCCGCGCCGTGGCACACGGCGCACTGCGCGGCGTAGTGGGCCGCGCCGGCCTGGGCCATCAGCGGGTTGTCGACGATCATATCCAACGCTGAGGCGTCCACCGCGGCGTCGGGGTTGGCCTCGGCGTACGCATGGCGCATCACCTGGAGTTCCTCCTGTCCCTGCGCCAGATCGTCCTCATAACTATCGAGGAAGCCCATGTAGTGGACGCCCAGGACGTATATAGGGGCGAAGATGATGCTGATCCAGAAGCCCCAGACCCACCAACCCGGCATCGGGTTGTCGTATTCCTTGATGCCGTCGTAATTATGCCCCCGGATGATGGGGGCGTCGTCGGAAGTGCCCTCCGGTGCGGTATGCGGGGTTTCAGACATGGTTCTTCTCCGTTGGAAAGGGTTCTGCTTCGTTCAGAGGCATGTGCTTGGCGGCATCCCGGAAGCGGCCGGACAACGTAAAGGTCCAGACCAGAATCAGGGTGAAGGCCAGCACGAAAGCGATCAGGCCGACTTCGGCCAGCGCGCCGGTTTCGAGCGCGCGTACGGCTTCCTTCATCATGGGATCACCCCGGCAGACTGTTGAAATTCAGGCGCGGCCTTCAGGTCCTTCCCGAGACGCTGCAGATAGGCAACCATGGCAATGATCTCTTTGCTCTCCAGCCCGGCCGGCCCACCCTGGGCGGCCACGCCCGTGGCGATCTGTTCCGCCTGCTGGCGGGCATTCGCGGTCGCGTTCGCAATATCGTCCTCCGTATAGGGGACGCCGATACGGCTCAGCGCGCGGAGCTTGGTCGGCAGCACGTCCAGATTCGCCTCCTTCCGAAGCAACCAGTCGTAAGGCGGCATGAGCGAGCGCGGGCTCGTCGAACGCGGATCCTCCATGTGGCGGACGTGCCACAGATCCGGGTACTTGCCCCCGACGCGGGCCAGGTCCGGCCCGGTGCGCTTCGAGCCCCAGAGGAACGGATGGTCGTACACGAACTCACCCGGCTTCGAATACTCCCCGTAACGCTCCACTTCGTCGCGGAACGGCCGCACCTGCTGCGAATGGCAGTTGTTGCAGCCTTCGCGGATGTACAGATCCCGGCCGGCCAACTCCAGCGGCGTATACGGAGTGACGGTCGATATTCGGGGGATATTGCTCGACACCAGCGCCAGCGGCAGGAACTCGATCGCGCCGCCTACGAGGATAGACACCCCGACGAGTATGGAAAAGAGCAGCGGCCACCCTTCGAGCTTACGATGCAGGCCGTTTGTCCTGATAAATTGCTTTGCCATGGGATTCTTGTGATAGATAGGATGGCGCTCTACGCCGAATGACCACTGGCGGCGGTCGGGAGCGCGAAGGCCGGATCGGGCAATTCTTTCGGCGCCGAACGGGCCGTCTGCACCATATTGATGAGCATCAACACGACGCCGGACAGGTACATGAGGCCGCCGATGAGGCGCACCCAGTACATAGGAACGATTTGAATGACCGTCTCCATGAAGTCCGGATACGTCAGCCGGCCCGCTTCGTCAAACGCACGCCACATAAGGCCCTGCGTGACGCCGGCGGTGTACAGTGCGAACACGTACAGCAGCATCCCGATCGTGCCCAGCCAGAAGTGCGTAGTGGCCAGCTTCTGGCTCCACAACTCCGTGCGCCAGAGCCTCGGCAACAGCCAGTAGATCATGCCGAATGTCATGAACCCGTTCCAGCCCAGCGCGCCGGCGTGGGCGTGGCCGATCGTCCAGTCCGTGTAATGGCTCAACGCGTTTACCGCCTTCACGGAGAGCAGCGGGCCCTCGAAGGTGGACATGCCATAAAACGTGATCGCGATCACGTACATCTTGAGCACGACGCTATCCCGCAGCTTGTGCCAGGCGCCCCGGAGGGTGAACAGGCCGTTGATCATGCCGCCCCAACTGGGCATCCACAACATCACCGAAAAGACCATCCCGAGCGTCGCCGCCCACTCCGGTAGCGAGGTGTAATTGAGGTGATGCGGGCCGGCCCAGATGTACAGAAACACGAGGCTCCAGAAGTGGACGATCGACAGCCGGTAGGAGAACACCGGCCGATCGGCCGCCTTCGGCAGGAAATAGTACATCAACCCCAGAAACGGGGTCGTAAGGAAGAAGGCCACCGCGTTGTGACCGTACCACCACTGGATAAAGGCGTCCTGCACGCCGGCGTAGATCGAGTAGCTCTTAAACAACGTCGCCGGGATCGCCAGGCTGTTCCCCACATGCAACACAGCGATCGTGATGATGGTAGCGATGTAGAACCAGAGCGCCACGTACAAATGCTGCTCGCGGCGGTGCTTGAGTGTCATGAAAAAGTTGACGCCGAAGATGATCCAGATGACGGCGATCGCGATGTCGATCGGCCACTCGAGCTCCGCGTATTCCTTGCTGGTCGTGATGCCCAACGGTAGCGTCAGCGCGGCCGAGACGATGATGCCCTGCCACCCCCAAAAGTGGATGCGGCTCATCAAGTCGCTGAACATCCGGGCCTTGCAGAGCCGCTGCGTGGAATAATATACGGCCGTGAAGATAGCGTTGCCGCCGAACGCGAAGATCACCGCATTCGTATGCAGCGGCCGCAGCCGGCCGAAGCTCAAATATTCGCCCAGATTTGCAGGCCAGTACGGCAGCTGCAGAGCGATGAGCGCACCTACGAGCATACCTACGAGTCCCCAGATGGCCGTCGCCCAGACAAACATCCGGACGATGCCCTCGTCATAGGTGAACAGCTGGTAGTCGGATCGCTCGGATCCCACACCAGGTTGCAGGATTCGGGTGCCAGTTTCCATGTGTTTAAGAGGCTGAAGAGAAATACAGAGAATTGCCGCAAGTAAAGAATGGGCCACCCGCACGGGTGACGGTGTGGGCGCCACAGGCGGCGTGGGGCGCTCCCCTCCGGCCGTGCGAGGGAACCCCTCGGATCGCGTAGTGCGCTCCCCTACAGCACCAGGTGAAATCAGTCCACTCGCCCCACACGCCGCGAGAACGGCGAAGAATTGGAGTACGATGATCGAGAA encodes:
- a CDS encoding FixH family protein; this encodes MQPSTPNGHPSAGAPPPHSGWQWPAFVIGLLATSVLTMMGFLFLANQDGGAQVIDNYYQKAVDWDVLKAEKARSDALGWTARLDVASGQRISLLIHDVAGQPVRDARVTLVAFRPQFSDAQAELDLRLNPETGAYEALLPAAGEGLWDFEIRALRDSSTFITTIRKTL
- the ccoG gene encoding cytochrome c oxidase accessory protein CcoG, with protein sequence MKHSEQPPSFVTESPRILESPEDVLSTLGADGKRHWIYPVPSPGRFMFWRKVVGYALVVLYLALPVIHIGGKPAVLLDFVHREFALLGLTFYPTDTLLLLLFGVSLVLVVVVGTALLGRVWCGWACPQTVYLEFVFRPIERLIEGKEHIRKKRDEGPLTWDRAWRKGLKLSIYLMIALVLAHTFVAYFIGWSTLIDWVLAPPGEHFGFFGMMALTTGLILYDFGYFREQMCTIACPYARMQSVLLDTDSLIVSYDPGRGEPRAKRSRKTMDEEAAGERPAMGDCIDCLACVRTCPTGIDIRNGLQMECIACTQCIDACDSIMDKIGKPLGLVRYTSEHALAGQKSRLLRPRTVLYTLLIVFVSSLFVVGLMTRSNYDINIGRVTGSPFMELPDGTVANRLRFRLRNQTGTPAAMTIATTMPDEIELRFVGAHPVELQPGEMLRLEAWIVVPTSFFHEATSREASFTFTTLDGFTESVPFPLLGPSAHATVNP
- a CDS encoding c-type cytochrome translates to MSETPHTAPEGTSDDAPIIRGHNYDGIKEYDNPMPGWWVWGFWISIIFAPIYVLGVHYMGFLDSYEDDLAQGQEELQVMRHAYAEANPDAAVDASALDMIVDNPLMAQAGAAHYAAQCAVCHGAEGQGLIGPNLADAYWVHGASNTALFDVITKGVLEKGMPPWEPIFSPEERGELVAYIKSLQGTNPPNPKAPEGELVAES
- the ccoO gene encoding cytochrome-c oxidase, cbb3-type subunit II → MAKQFIRTNGLHRKLEGWPLLFSILVGVSILVGGAIEFLPLALVSSNIPRISTVTPYTPLELAGRDLYIREGCNNCHSQQVRPFRDEVERYGEYSKPGEFVYDHPFLWGSKRTGPDLARVGGKYPDLWHVRHMEDPRSTSPRSLMPPYDWLLRKEANLDVLPTKLRALSRIGVPYTEDDIANATANARQQAEQIATGVAAQGGPAGLESKEIIAMVAYLQRLGKDLKAAPEFQQSAGVIP
- the ccoN gene encoding cytochrome-c oxidase, cbb3-type subunit I; the encoded protein is METGTRILQPGVGSERSDYQLFTYDEGIVRMFVWATAIWGLVGMLVGALIALQLPYWPANLGEYLSFGRLRPLHTNAVIFAFGGNAIFTAVYYSTQRLCKARMFSDLMSRIHFWGWQGIIVSAALTLPLGITTSKEYAELEWPIDIAIAVIWIIFGVNFFMTLKHRREQHLYVALWFYIATIITIAVLHVGNSLAIPATLFKSYSIYAGVQDAFIQWWYGHNAVAFFLTTPFLGLMYYFLPKAADRPVFSYRLSIVHFWSLVFLYIWAGPHHLNYTSLPEWAATLGMVFSVMLWMPSWGGMINGLFTLRGAWHKLRDSVVLKMYVIAITFYGMSTFEGPLLSVKAVNALSHYTDWTIGHAHAGALGWNGFMTFGMIYWLLPRLWRTELWSQKLATTHFWLGTIGMLLYVFALYTAGVTQGLMWRAFDEAGRLTYPDFMETVIQIVPMYWVRLIGGLMYLSGVVLMLINMVQTARSAPKELPDPAFALPTAASGHSA